AGGCGCGCAAGTGCGCCGTCGTCACGATCGACGGACGCGGTTATTATCTGGGTCCCTTTGGCTCCCCCGAGAGCCAGGAACGCTACGCCCGGCTGATCGCACAGTGGCGTGCCGATCAGCGGCACCAACGCCCGTCCGGACCCGTGCGTCCCGACCCCTCGCTGTCGATCGAAGAGCTCATGCTCGCGTACTGGGCGCATGTCGAACAGTATTACGTCAAGGATGGTCGCCCGACGAGCGAGCAAGACAACATCCGGCAGGCCCTGCGGTTCCTGCGATGCCTCTACGGGCGATCTTCGGCTGCGGAGTTTGGTCCACTCGCCCTGCAGCGTGTCCGGTAATCGATGATCGAGGCCAACCGGTCGCGGAAACTGATCAATAAGGACATCAACCGGATCCGCGGCATGTTTGGCTGGGCCGTCGCTCAGGAGTTGCTGCCGGTCGAGGTCCACCAGGCCCTGACCCGGGTCAAGGGCCTGCGCAGGGGGCGCTCGGAAGCTCGCGAGACCGAGCCGGTGGTCCCCGTGCCGGAGGAGGCGATCCGGGCAGTCTTACCCCATCTGTCGCCCCAGGTCGCGGCCATGGTCGAGTTGCAGTTCCTCTGCGGTGCCCGCCCTCAGGAGATCATCCTGATCCGGCCCTGCGATGTCGAGACCGGCGGAGACGCCTGGCTCTACCAGCCGGGTCGCCACAAGACCCAGCACTTCGACCGTGCGAAGGTGATCGTGCTGGGGCCGAGGGCCCAGCAGGTGCTGCACCCCTGGCTCGATCGCGACCCGGAATCGTATGGCTTCGTCCCGGCCGAGGTCGCGGAGTGGCAACGGCGACGGAGTCGGCGTCGATCCCCTGCCGAGAGCTCGAAGTCTCCAGGAAGCGGCCGCCCCGGTCGT
The nucleotide sequence above comes from Tautonia marina. Encoded proteins:
- a CDS encoding tyrosine-type recombinase/integrase; the encoded protein is MIEANRSRKLINKDINRIRGMFGWAVAQELLPVEVHQALTRVKGLRRGRSEARETEPVVPVPEEAIRAVLPHLSPQVAAMVELQFLCGARPQEIILIRPCDVETGGDAWLYQPGRHKTQHFDRAKVIVLGPRAQQVLHPWLDRDPESYGFVPAEVAEWQRRRSRRRSPAESSKSPGSGRPGRLAAGAHYTRHSYRVAIQRACRRAGIPAWSPHRLRHTRATMIRQDFGLEAAKAVLGHTDSRITEIYAARDLAQATEVMRAIG